Genomic DNA from Bacillota bacterium:
GATGGTCCACGCCAGGATGGCGCGCAGCCAGGTGCTTTCGATGAGGGAAACCACGATGGTGGAGGCGGCGCGGGCGATCGGTTCTTCGACGACGCGTACGCTGTTCGGCCACATATTCCCCAACATCATCTCTCCGCTCATCACGACGTACGTCCTCGAGATCGCCCGTATCATCGGCGCCGAGGCTACGATGAGCTTCCTGGGCTACGGGATACAGCCGCCGGAGTCATCGTGGGGACTCATGATCGGCGAGGGCCGCGTGTACATGACCCAGGCGTGGTGGCTGGTGACGTTCCCCGGCGTTGCGATAGCTCTGACTATCCTGTGCCTTAACCTTGTCGGCAACTGGGTGCGCACCGAAATGGACCCGTTGCACCGTACAAGGCATTGAGGGAGGGACTCTCGATGAACGACCTCATCGTAGTCGACAGATTGGTGAAGTACTTCCCCGTGGGTGGAGGGTTCCTCGCCGGTCCGAGGCACTTCGTGCACGCCGTGGATGACGTCAGCTTCGTCATCAGAAAGGGCGAGACGTTCGGGCTCGTCGGCGAAAGCGGTTGCGGCAAGACGACCACGGGGCGGTTGATACTGCGCCTGATCGAGCCGACGAGTGGAGAGATCCTGTACAACGGGAGAAATGTACTCGAGCTCGGCAACGAGGAAATGCGCAAGATGCGGCGGAAGATGCAGCTCATCTTCCAGGACGCGTTCAGCTCCTTCGACCCACGAAAGACGGTATTCGACATCGTCGCGGAACCGCTGCAGGTTCACAGGCTGGCGGCAGGCGCGCAACTGTACGAACGGGTGAGCGAGCTCCTGGTTACGGTGGGCCTCGAGCAGAGGCACGCGTCCGAGTACCCGCACGTCCTTTCGAGCGGCCAAAAGCAGTGCGTGGGTATAGCGAGGGCGCTTTCGCTCAACCCCGAGTTCATGGTGGCGGACGAGCCAATCTCCGCCGTGGACGTCTCGGTGCGCGCCCAGGTACTCAACCTGATGAAAGAGTTGCAGGAGAAGCTCGGGCTGACGTACCTGTTCATCTCCCACGACATGAGCGTCATCAAGTTCCTGTCCGACAGGGTGGGCGTCATGTACGTCGGCAAACTCGTGGAGTACGCCAACAAGCCGGAGCTGTTCCGGAACCCAGTGCACCCATATTCGCGTGCGCTCCTCGCGGCGGTGCCGATAGAGGACCCGGACGAGCGAAAACCGAGGCAGATCCTCGAGGGTGACGTGCCCAGCCCCATCAACCCGCCGGGCGGGTGC
This window encodes:
- a CDS encoding ABC transporter ATP-binding protein, with product MNDLIVVDRLVKYFPVGGGFLAGPRHFVHAVDDVSFVIRKGETFGLVGESGCGKTTTGRLILRLIEPTSGEILYNGRNVLELGNEEMRKMRRKMQLIFQDAFSSFDPRKTVFDIVAEPLQVHRLAAGAQLYERVSELLVTVGLEQRHASEYPHVLSSGQKQCVGIARALSLNPEFMVADEPISAVDVSVRAQVLNLMKELQEKLGLTYLFISHDMSVIKFLSDRVGVMYVGKLVEYANKPELFRNPVHPYSRALLAAVPIEDPDERKPRQILEGDVPSPINPPGGCRFHTRCTYAKPVCSEEEPPLTDRGGGHYVACHVF